Genomic window (Sediminispirochaeta smaragdinae DSM 11293):
CCTCTCGGCGGCAGAGCGGGCCAAGCTCCAATCGGTTACCGCTATGGACATCATGATCGTCAATGAAGGATCAGCGGCGACAGGAACCATCCTGGTTGCCGACCCCATCTTTGTCGGCACCAGCTTCTCCGTGAGCCCGGATGATTCCACAAGCCAGACGGTAACGGCAAGCGAGGCCCTTGAAACACGGGCCGGGGCAAGTTCGGCATCTACAAGCCTTGCCGAGGCCTTCCCCGATGAGGCCGAGATCTTCACCGACGGCGAGACCCAGCGCTGCGCCCTTTTTACCTGGGATGCCGGCATCGCCGGCGGCACATGGAGCGCATCCACCCTCACCCCCACTGCCGATCTTGGAAACTACCAGGCCCTGCGATTTTTTCTCAGAACCCCCGATCCTGCCCCTGATAACATAATGGTCTCTCTAAGCTCCACCGAAGGGAAAGGCGTTACCGCAACCTTTGTTCCGATCGAAAGCGATGCATGGCAGCTTATCACCATCAATCTCGACAAAAAAAGGATAAAAAGCAGCGAAGGAACCATATCGGATCAAGAGGTTTCCGTTAACGATCGGGACGCCGCCGTATCCTATTTCAAGATGGAGGTCGAGACTTCTTCCGAAGACACTTCCGGAGAGCTGTGGCTCGATGAGCTGCATCTGACAGATGCCCTCATGTCCCTGGAATCCACGGTTAAGAGCTCCGTTGCCTACCACAAGCCGGGGACCTATTTTTCTTTAAAAGGGAAACCGGTATTATCCGAGTTTGATTTCGCCTCCGAATCAACCTGGAACGGTGATTACGGGACCGCCGCAGGTAGTGATTCCACCCACTCCTTTTATTCATCATCTGCACTCAGCAGCGCTCTTTTTAACGGAAATGTCTATGGTGATTTCGCCTTCTCGGCCGAAGCCTACGAATTTCTTCCCTCCTTTACCGCAGGCTACGCCATGCCCGTTGCATCGGGAAGGATCAAGGCAGCCGAAGAGTATGCCGAAGACCACGCCGCAGAGGGGATCACCTTCAGCCATTCGGCCGAAATTACCTTTGCTCCCTGGATTGCAAACCCGGAACGCATACTTTCTCTGGAGAGCAGTTTCTCAAAGCCGAAGACAAAGGTCAAACAACAGTGGGCCATAGGCATGGGAGCCGGCAGAAGTGAGGCCCATAACGCCTTTTCCCTTTCGCTCTCAAACGCACTTACAGGGAGCGACGAAGAGGAAGATGAAACCTTTTCAGAGCGGATGTCGGAAAGTACCGAAGGCCTGTTGCTTCCCCAAATGGACCAGGTTACACGCCGAAACTCGGAATTGGATCTTATGCAGATGTTCCCCCTGCCCCTTGGTTTTCTCACGGTGGAAGCGGACGGGAGCACCACCGCGCGCAGTTCCTCATCCGAGCGGCTTGATGCCGACCATCTGCTAAGTACGACCTGGGATCTGCCTATGGAGAAAAAAAGAAACCTGCGATTTCGTCTCTACCATGCATTGGAGGCAAAAGTAAGCATAGAGGATATAACATCCACTCCGGCCACACCGCTACATTCGCTGATTCTCGATGCAGAGGGCTTTTCCACCGGTATCGGTTCCATCTATGCCCTGCTCTCCTCAGACCCCTTATCGGTGTTTGGAACGGGGCCTTTTACGGGAGATGAAGAAAAGCTTTTAACCGCATCCTATACCCCGGCAGCCTCATGTTCCTTTAGCCGCAATCCGGGGAGCGCCCTCAGCGACCTCATTGTCCCGGCAACATTCGACATCACCCGCTCCACCACCTATGAAAAAAGCTATGATGAGATCGGCAGAAGCGGAGTAACATCGATTTCGTGGACAAGCTCTGCGATTAATCTCTTCGGCCGTTTAGGCAGCTACCCTCTTGCCGATTGGTACAGGACCGATGCATTTGCCTCCTCCGCCAGGTTCGACATTGAGGATAGCGGGGCCCTCGACGCCCTTCATATTGCGTCATTTCTTCTTCAGATCACTGAGAAGTATTCGCTTAAGGGAGAAAACGACTTTAGCGCAAGCTTCGACGAGGGAGCCTCTCTGGATACCCTGGAAAATGAAACGACGGTGACGCTGATTAGTAGAAAGGGAGAACCGAGGCGCTTGCCGATTCCCCATTACCTCAGAGGGGACGGCCCGGTCCGCCTCATCCATGAGCTTTCCTTTGGCAACGATCTTCTCTTCGATAATGAAGAGAATGAACAAGATCTTACCCTTTCACTTTCTCATGAAACAACCCTCGATCTCTCCTCCCGGGGAGAGATCAATGCACATCTTACCGGGCTTTTCATGCGTGAGGCCTATGCATCCGGAAGTGATTCCGTCACATACTATACCATAGGTTTCGAAGCAGGCCTCGGCTTCACTCTCTCCTTTTAATAGATCATAGATTACAGACACGCTGTTGTTTTATGGGTATGAGGGATATACTATAAAAGGTAAAGGATGTAAAAAATATTAAGTTTGTAAAAGGAGGGGCGTATGCGCAAACCACTTCCCTATGTAATTATAGGCTTTGCACTCTTAGCCGTTTTTCCTCTTGCCGCGCAGAGCGATGAAAACCAAGCTACAATACAAGAAGGGGAACATCCGGCGTTTCATTTCCAGACCACCATAGCGCTGGGGGCTAAAACCTTTAACGAAGAGGACGGCGAAGTTACCTACAGCATGATCAGTTTTACTCCAGACCTCTCCTTCGGTAAAGTAGGCATCGGTTTGGACCTCACCCTGCATTATCAGAGTGCCGACGGCTTTGAGGTACGGGAAGAAGATTGGGTCCCAAAAGATGGAAAGAGCTTCCTCGATCTGTACCTCCCCATCTTTCGTTATGTCCGCTACGGAGAGAAAGGGGATGATCTTTATGCGAAAATCGGAACCATCGAAGACGGGACCCTTGGCAACGGCTTTATCATGCGCAACTACTCCAACGCCCTCTTCCTTCCCGAGCAGCGGATCGTAGGTCTTGCTCTCGACATTGACGGGCGGCTCTTCAATTTTCCCTACATCGGTCTGGAAACCTTTACCGGTAACCTTGCCCGTTTCGATGTTTTCGGTACCCGCCTCTATGCACGGCCCCTTGCAGCCACGGAACTGCCGCTTCTCAATAACCTGCAGATCGGAGTGAGCTATGCCGCAGATTTCGATCCCGAAGCAAACTATGACTTTACCGTCTATACCGACAGCGATACGGTTTCCATGTTCGATGTCGATTTTCAGCAGCCGCTGCTTACCGGTGATCTCGCGACCCTTGTCTTGTTTGGCGATGTAGCCCTCCAGACGGGAGACGACGATCCTCATAGCGGTGCAATGACAGGTTTCGGAGGTACGCTTTGGGGCTTTCTCCAATATGGTTTCAGCCTGCTTTTCCTCGGAGACAACTTCGTGCCCTTCTATTTCGACGCCACCTATGATCTCTACCGAGAAGCAAAATATGCGATCTATTCGGGAGAGTTAGAGAGCGACGGCTATAATGGCTGGATGACCGTCGTCGGTTTCTCTTTTCTTGGCGATATGCTGGCATTTTCCACCACCGTCGACGGCTCATTCGCCCCCGACAACAGCACCGAAGATACTAAACTCCTTACCTATCCCCATCTCCGCGGGACGCTAAGTGTGGGAGAGGGATTACTACCCGGCTTCTTTTTCGACGCCTTTTACGACAAGCGGTATATCAACAGTTTTGATGATTTTGGCGATCCGGAAAACGCCACTATAGGTGCCGAGGTCAACTATAAAACGGGACCGGCGGTTATTACCCTCGGTTACAATCTACGATACGTACCTGAAGACGGATCCTGGGAGACCAGCAGCAGTCTGACGAGTTCCATCAGTTTTTAGGTAAGGAGGTAACTATGCGAAAAGCTGTCGCGATCCGGATCATACCGGTAATCCTACTTTTACTATTTCTTTCATCCACGGCTTTCGGTCAGTACGGAGAGCCTAAAGCAATTATTGCGTATGCTGCCGACGAATTCGAACTTGAAGTCGTCGATGCCGGCGGAAATATCCTTACCAATGTCACTATCGGTACTCAGCTTTCAGAGGGAGACACCATAAGGACCAATGGAACGGTGGCGGAGCTTTCCCTCGATCCCAACGGATCCATTATCAAGCTTGCTCCCAATACGGTATTTACTATTAAACAGTTCCAACGCTCGGATGATACTGTAAATGATTTTCATATGGTGGCAGGAAAGCTGAGAACAATTGCTGCCCGGGGTTCGCTTACCAATCGATACAGGCTCAGCACACCCTCCGCCGTCTGCGGTGTCAGAGGGACCGACTTTGGGCTAATCTCGGTTCCGGGATCAGAAGAAAGAGCCTTCGTCGTCGACGGATTGATCGATTATACCAATAACGTGGGGCAAACCATCAGCCTCGCTTCAGGAGAGATTGCGGACGCCCTTGCCGCCACCTTCGAAGCGATTCAAGCCTCTCAGCAGCAGATGCAGGATTTGCTCAGCGATATGGTTTTCGAACAGCTCGATCCGAACCTCGTTCCGGGACATACTCCCCAGGTCGAAGAACAGCCTCCGGCAGAAGAGGAACAGCAGACAGAAGCACCTGCCGAAGAGCCTCAGGCACAGTCCACGCCCCCCGAAGAGGCCGAGTCCCCCCCTCTGGCCGAAGAAGCGGTAAAAGAGGCACCGGTGCTGCCTGAAACAGCCACTGCCGCAGAATCGGGCAAGGCGAAAGGAGATGGGGCCCTTGGAAAACTGGGAAACATCCTCGGACTTCAGATCGGCACCGTAACCATCGATGGCCTGACCTATTCGAAGGCCGTGCTGCAGCCAGTCTTCGAGCTTGGAAAGCTGAAAGCGGCCCTCTACCTTCCCATCATCTACACCAACGATCTCTTCGATTCCGATGACTGGTATCGCCCCAGAGGAAACAACGAATGGTCTTTCGGTACCGATCAGGATTGGGAGGATGATCCCCTCGATGCCGCGGGTGATCTTTTTTCCGACATCTTCCTGAAAATCCGTTATGTCGAATACGGAGATAACAGGGACCCCTTCTATCTGAGACTCGGCAACCTACGTACCATGACCATCGGACACGGCATACTCATGAAGGATTATGCCAACGATTTCGACTTTCCCGCCATTCGGAGAATCGGCTTCAATACAGGCATTCAAGGAAATAAGATTGGTCTCGAAGCGGTCGTCAACGATCTTAGCAAGCCGGAAATCTTCGGAGGCAGACTGGTATTGCGTCCCTTTGGAAAGGCCTTCCCCCTCGGCTTCGGTTTTTCCGGGATCATCGATGTCGATCCCGACAGCATAACCGATCCCCTTACGGCCCCGACGGATATGCCGAGCGATATCATGATCTCTGCCGCGGCTGTCGATCTGGAATTACCGGTTATCCAAAAGAGTGCTTTGTCCATTGTTCTTTACGGCGATATGGCAGCGATGGTACCTATCATCGACGGAAATTTCGAATTTGATGCTGTATGGGAGGATGGAGCCTCTTCGATCAGCGGCCTTCGGAATTACGGAGTGGACAGCGGTCTCTTCGGTAACATTATCTTCCTCGATTATCGTCTCTCCTACCGTTATTACGACGGAGTATTCCACCCGACACTCTTCGGACCGAATTACGAAAGGCTTCGTGGTATCTATGCCGTCGAGGCATACAACTACCTCCAGGATCCATCCTCTTCCGACTATGACAGGAGCGTCATGGGAATATACGGAGAGGCCGGAGCAACCCTTTTTCAGGCGTTTAGGATAGAGGCAAGCTATTTCGGGCCATGGAGCCCCGACGGAGGGGAAGTTGAAGAAGATGAAATGAGCCTGACTCTCAGCATACTACCGGAGGTGATTCCCGTTCTCGGTATCTACGGCTCGGTTACCTATTCGAGAACGAAATTCTTCCCGCTTCTTGCAGGAAGTAGCGATGAGGATCTTTCCCTCTTCGATGCATACGCAGCCTTCAGCGGAGAAATCGTCTATCCCGCTGCCCCAACCCTTGATATCGCGCTTTCAGTGGGAACCGCAATGAAGTATGACGGTCAGGACCCTGTCTATAATGATGACGGGACTCCTGATATGGCTCCGAGTTTTACCCTTGAAACACGCATACACTTTTAGTATGTTCTGAGTATGGAGAGAACACAACAGGACCGATCCCGAAGCATTCATCTGCTTCGGGATCAGGTCGCCCGAAAAATAGCGGCCGGCGAGGTTATCGACCGGCCTTTTTCTTTGCTTCGTGAGCTGATGGACAATGCCGTGGATGCCGGAGCAGATACCATTGACGTCCACCTTGCAGGCGGAGGCACCAGAAGTGTTCGAGTAGTCGACAATGGTTGCGGAATGGAACGGGAAGACCTTGAACTCTGCTTTCTACCCCATGCCACCAGTAAGATTTCCGAGGTCGAAGATCTCGACAGGATAACGAGCCTGGGATTCAGGGGGGAAGCACTTTCTTCCATAGCCGCCTGCAGCAGGTTGAGGATTACCAGTGCCGTTGCCGAAGGAGAGGCTTTTACCATAGAAGTCGACAACGGAAAACTGCTTTCTCTCCAGCCGTCGAAGGGGAGAAAGGGAACTGTTGTCGAAGCA
Coding sequences:
- a CDS encoding FecR family protein, which encodes MRKAVAIRIIPVILLLLFLSSTAFGQYGEPKAIIAYAADEFELEVVDAGGNILTNVTIGTQLSEGDTIRTNGTVAELSLDPNGSIIKLAPNTVFTIKQFQRSDDTVNDFHMVAGKLRTIAARGSLTNRYRLSTPSAVCGVRGTDFGLISVPGSEERAFVVDGLIDYTNNVGQTISLASGEIADALAATFEAIQASQQQMQDLLSDMVFEQLDPNLVPGHTPQVEEQPPAEEEQQTEAPAEEPQAQSTPPEEAESPPLAEEAVKEAPVLPETATAAESGKAKGDGALGKLGNILGLQIGTVTIDGLTYSKAVLQPVFELGKLKAALYLPIIYTNDLFDSDDWYRPRGNNEWSFGTDQDWEDDPLDAAGDLFSDIFLKIRYVEYGDNRDPFYLRLGNLRTMTIGHGILMKDYANDFDFPAIRRIGFNTGIQGNKIGLEAVVNDLSKPEIFGGRLVLRPFGKAFPLGFGFSGIIDVDPDSITDPLTAPTDMPSDIMISAAAVDLELPVIQKSALSIVLYGDMAAMVPIIDGNFEFDAVWEDGASSISGLRNYGVDSGLFGNIIFLDYRLSYRYYDGVFHPTLFGPNYERLRGIYAVEAYNYLQDPSSSDYDRSVMGIYGEAGATLFQAFRIEASYFGPWSPDGGEVEEDEMSLTLSILPEVIPVLGIYGSVTYSRTKFFPLLAGSSDEDLSLFDAYAAFSGEIVYPAAPTLDIALSVGTAMKYDGQDPVYNDDGTPDMAPSFTLETRIHF